Below is a window of Mycoplasmopsis anatis DNA.
TATTTTAGGAAAAACAACAATTGATGAAGTATTTTCCAAAACACTAACATTGTTCAAAAATGATATTAAATACTCTTTTATTATATTTTTATCACAAGTATCAAAGATATATTGATTTAATTCTATATATGTTTTATGAGTTGAATTAAATTCATTTTTTTTATTTTTGTTAGTCAATTTTTGAAAACTGTTTAATCAAGAAAGTTTCAAATTCTTTTTCAATTTCTGCTCCTTTGTACATAACTCTTTCTTCAAGTTCCGCTGATTCTTTTATTATTTTTAATACTTTTTTATATCCATATTTATTAAATAGAGAATTTGCTTTTTTAATTCTAAATTCATGAATCTTTAGATATCCTGACATTTGCATTGTGGTAAAATCCATTTTTTGGAGTCTATACACTTTATGAGCTAGAGAAAAAATATTATTAATTTGCATTAAAAGTGTATAGTGATCTACACCTTCATCAATTTGTTGTTTGTAATTTTTTCAAATCTCAACAAAATTGTATGACTCAAGTGAGTTAGAAAAACCGAAAATATTATTTAAATTGTATTTTGGAATACTTGAGTTGAACATTTCAGAAGTTATATTTTTATTTTCAACTAGTAATTTATCAATTTCACTAATTATTATTGATAAATTATCAGGTAAAATTTCGCTTAAAATAATCGCATCTGCTTGCGAAATAGTACCACCTTTTTGTTTTATATAATTAAAGATCGAACTAGGCAAATCTTTTTTGAGATTTTCTTTGATTCAATTATTTTAGCTTCATTCAATATTTTGTTAGTCAAAGTATTTTTAGTTAACTTTGAATCATTTACTACAAAAATGATTTGATCATTTTTATTTGAGTTTAGTAAATCTACTATTAAATTAAGCTTATCATCGGTGATTTTTTTTGATACTAATCCTTCAAAATCTTCAATAATAATCAATCTATCCTGGTTAAATAAACTAAGTGAAGAAAGAATTTCACATAATTCATCAAAAGTATTTG
It encodes the following:
- the holA gene encoding DNA polymerase III subunit delta — encoded protein: MPSSIFNYIKQKGGTISQADAIILSEILPDNLSIIISEIDKLLVENKNITSEMFNSSIPKYNLNNIFGFSNSLESYNFVEIWKNYKQQIDEGVDHYTLLMQINNIFSLAHKVYRLQKMDFTTMQMSGYLKIHEFRIKKANSLFNKYGYKKVLKIIKESAELEERVMYKGAEIEKEFETFLIKQFSKID